Proteins from a genomic interval of Liolophura sinensis isolate JHLJ2023 chromosome 3, CUHK_Ljap_v2, whole genome shotgun sequence:
- the LOC135464187 gene encoding uncharacterized protein LOC135464187 — translation MPSLWLCSFLATVAVAIPPPPPVDQGEINVVFRPNITQDDDAPVSFKYRYVAKNGAVYHSHPRLEVITIAATTHVSDQAMEKAAITVGLMIKHMQKVCIPVLPPDWAWVCFTKAEGLTVYPEMSSHTDTPSCHSSCKGSCAHTCISDGRKFSTIGGLTSRRSYVVDDNVLCNSHDAYHKTLNVLSHEFAHQIMFHLDKYWRERIHKAYNDIHAKGTWKLSSYAMRNQDEYFAEATTAFFLSSHMIGANGGMNVCGSGTHICSSVSTARAYLRQHDPEIFAVLEYVYTGNRPDVYVPLKTCM, via the exons tgGCTATACCACCTCCACCGCCAGTCGATCAAGGGGAGATAAACGTCGTGTTCAG ACCGAACATCACACAAGATGACGACGCACCTGTGTCTTTTAAGTACCGATATGTGGCTAAGAATGGGGCGGTATACCATTCTCATCCACGCTTGGAAGTTATCACCATTGCTGCCACTACACATGTGTCAGACCAAGCCATGGAGAAG GCTGCCATAACTGTAGGCCTGATGATCAAACACATGCAGAAAGTGTGTATTCCCGTGTTGCCACCGGATTGGGCGTGGGTCTGTTTCACTAAAGCTGAGGGACTGACTGTGTACCCAGAGATGTCCAGTCACACTGACACCCCATCTTGTCACA GTTCCTGCAAAGGTTCTTGTGCTCACACTTGCATCTCGGATGGTCGTAAATTCTCCACCATCGGGGGTCTGACGTCAAGACGTTCTTACGTCGTCGATGACAACGTTTTGTGTAACAGTCACGACGCCTACCACAAAACTTTGAACGTGTTGAGTCACGAGTTTGCTCATCAAATCATGTTTCACCTGGACAAGTACTGGCGGGAAAGG ATTCACAAAGCTTACAATGACATCCACGCCAAAGGCACGTGGAAACTGAGTTCCTACGCCATGCGCAATCAGGATGAGTACTTCGCGGAGGCGACGACGGCCTTCTTCCTGTCCTCTCATATGATTGGCGCCAACGGTGGGATGAATGT GTGCGGCAGTGGGACGCACATCTGCTCCAGTGTGTCCACCGCACGTGCGTATCTCCGGCAACACGACCCGGAAATCTTCGCCGTGTTGGAGTACGTGTACACAGGAAATCGCCCCGATGTTTACGTACCTCTTAAAACGTGTATGTAA
- the LOC135463446 gene encoding uncharacterized protein LOC135463446, whose product MDGVNLFLVVISLSHVLAPPPPEGAFVDDVRRVVPPWNTTATLSLTLTPLPTHPPLVIRSRYVTKDGRLLLDKPQNESVVLIQATNLVSEEAVEKAAHTMGSMMRHMPDIIFAGVARSKGVRLFPKGHGLVVYPEMASHANTPECKRTCAGSCRHTCVGGTRKFQNIGGLTAGYSYIVDSNVLCKNDGYHGRLNVVGHEFAHLIMFHLPSYWKKRIHDAYTNDHAKQVWGMHSYLMSNQNEYWAESSGAFFMFGHMLWTSGGMNRCGHGGNTICPSVAAAREFIHKKDPDLFAILDYVYTGNRPEIDDHVKPCM is encoded by the exons ATGGATGGCGTAAACTTATTCCTTGTAGTCATATCGTTAAGCC atGTTCTTGCTCCTCCGCCACCAGAGGGAGCTTTTGTTGATGACGTACGTCGCGTGGTGCCCCCATG GAACACTACGGCCACTTTGTCCCTCACCCTGACGCCTCTTCCGACCCACCCACCTCTGGTGATTAGAAGCCGCTACGTCACCAAAGATGGGCGATTGTTGTTAGACAAACCTCAAAACGAGTCCGTTGTTCTCATCCAGGCCACGAACCTTGTGTCAGAAGAAGCCGttgaaaag GCGGCCCACACAATGGGGTCCATGATGAGGCACATGCCTGATATCATCTTCGCAGGGGTAGCCCGTAGTAAAGGGGTCCGTCTGTTCCCCAAGGGCCACGGGCTTGTGGTTTACCCGGAGATGGCCAGTCACGCGAACACACCAGAGTGCAAAA GAACCTGTGCAGGATCTTGTCGTCACACATGCGTGGGTGGCACCCGCAAGTTCCAGAATATTGGCGGCCTGACGGCTGGGTACTCATACATTGTCGACAGTAACGTGTTGTGCAAAAACGATGGGTATCACGGGAGATTAAACGTTGTAGGCCACGAGTTCGCCCACCTAATCATGTTTCACCTCCCCAGCTACTGGAAAAAGAGA ATTCACGATGCTTATACAAATGACCACGCCAAACAGGTCTGGGGCATGCATTCTTACCTTATGTCCAATCAGAACGAATATTGGGCGGAATCATCCGGGGCCTTCTTCATGTTTGGTCACATGTTGTGGACTTCCGGTGGAATGAACAG ATGTGGTCATGGTGGAAACACCATCTGTCCGTCTGTAGCTGCGGCTCGTGAGTTTATCCACAAGAAGGACCCAGACCTGTTCGCCATATTGGACTATGTTTATACCGGAAACCGTCCTGAAATAGATGATCACGTCAAACCCTGTATGTAG
- the LOC135463447 gene encoding uncharacterized protein LOC135463447 — protein sequence MFEMNTTVTLPSTLTPLPTHPPLLIRSRYLTKDGRLLVDKPQNESAVLLQATNLVPEEAVKKAASTMRVMVRHMPDVLFAEVARKKGVRLFPKGHGLVVYPDMASHVDTPECKGTCAGSCGKTCVGGTRKFQNIGGLTAGYSYIVDSNVLCKNDGFRGLFNAVGHEFAHLIMFHLPRYWKQRIHEAYTNDHAKQAWSMHSYLMSNQNEYWAEASGAFFMFSHLLGTSGGMNRCGLGGKTLCPSVTAAREFIHQKDPDLYAILDYVYTGNSPVKDDGIRPCM from the exons ATGTTTGAAAT GAACACTACGGTCACTCTGCCTTCCACACTGACGCCTCTTCCGACCCACCCACCGCTGCTGATTAGGAGTCGTTACCTCACCAAAGATGGCCGACTGCTAGTGGACAAACCTCAGAACGAGTCGGCTGTCCTTCTCCAAGCCACGAACCTGGTACCGGAAGAAGCCGTGAAAAAG GCAGCCAGTACGATGCGGGTCATGGTGAGGCACATGCCTGATGTCCTTTTTGCCGAGGTGGCCCGCAAAAAAGGGGTCCGTCTGTTCCCCAAAGGTCACGGGCTTGTGGTCTACCCGGATATGGCCAGTCACGTGGACACACCCGAGTGCAAAG GAACCTGTGCAGGATCTTGTGGCAAAACATGTGTAGGTGGTACCCGGAAGTTCCAGAATATCGGCGGTCTGACGGCTGGGTACTCGTACATTGTCGACAGTAACGTGCTGTGCAAAAATGACGGGTTTCGCGGGCTGTTTAACGCTGTTGGACACGAGTTCGCTCACCTCATCATGTTTCATCTCCCTCGATACTGGAAACAGAGG ATTCACGAGGCGTATACCAACGACCACGCCAAACAGGCCTGGAGCATGCACTCTTACCTCATGTCCAATCAGAATGAGTATTGGGCGGAAGCATCCGGCGCCTTCTTCATGTTCAGCCATTTGTTGGGTACTTCCGGTGGTATGAATAG ATGTGGTCTTGGTGGAAAGACTCTGTGCCCATCAGTAACCGCCGCTCGTGAATTCATCCACCAGAAAGACCCAGACCTGTACGCCATATTGGACTATGTTTATACGGGGAACAGTCCTGTGAAAGACGACGGCATCAGACCCTGTATGTAG